Within Paenibacillus sp. RUD330, the genomic segment TTTCTGGAGGAGATGAACGCGGAGAGCTGGTCAGAGGCGATGGCGGAAGCGGGTTTCCGCGCCGCCCCCTGCCCCGTGGACGGCAAAGACCTTGAGGAGGTCGACGATTACGTGAAGGCTGCGGGCAGGCGCGACATTCTCATCTCCGAGGTCGGCGCCTGGAGCAATCCCATCAGCCGGGATGAGGAGACGCGGAGCCGGGCGGCCGCTTATTGCATCGAGCGGCTGAAGCTTGCGGAGCATATCGGCGCGGGCTGCTGCGTCAATATCGCCGGATCGCGGGGCGGGCAATGGGACGGCCCCGATCCGGACAACTTCAGCAGCGAGACATTCGAGCTGATCGTCGAGACGACCCGCGGCATCATCGACGCCGTGAAGCCGGAGCGGACCGTATTCGCCCTGGAGATGATGCCCTGGGTATTCCCGGACTCCGCGGATTCCTATCTGGATCTGATCCGGGCGATCGACCGACCCGGATTCGGCGTGCATTTCGATCCCGTCAACATCATCTCCAGCCCCCGCGCCTATTATCGGAACGGGGAGCTGATCGAGGACTTCTTCCGGAAGCTGGGGCCTCATATCCGCAATTGCCATGCCAAGGATATCCGGCTCGGCGGCAAGCTGACCGTGCATCTGGACGAGGTCATCCCGGGCACGGGAGCGCTGGACTACCGGATCTTCCTGACGGAGCTGAACAAGCTTCATCCCGATACAACGCTGATCATCGAGCATCTGTCGACCAACGAGGACTATCGGCAGGCAGCCGCCTATATCCGCGGCGTGGCCGCGGAGTTTGGAATCCGGCTCTGAGCAGGAGCACAAAAGCC encodes:
- a CDS encoding sugar phosphate isomerase/epimerase; the protein is MRLGGQVFLEEMNAESWSEAMAEAGFRAAPCPVDGKDLEEVDDYVKAAGRRDILISEVGAWSNPISRDEETRSRAAAYCIERLKLAEHIGAGCCVNIAGSRGGQWDGPDPDNFSSETFELIVETTRGIIDAVKPERTVFALEMMPWVFPDSADSYLDLIRAIDRPGFGVHFDPVNIISSPRAYYRNGELIEDFFRKLGPHIRNCHAKDIRLGGKLTVHLDEVIPGTGALDYRIFLTELNKLHPDTTLIIEHLSTNEDYRQAAAYIRGVAAEFGIRL